One Notolabrus celidotus isolate fNotCel1 chromosome 18, fNotCel1.pri, whole genome shotgun sequence DNA window includes the following coding sequences:
- the LOC117829613 gene encoding NLR family CARD domain-containing protein 3-like: MTLYSVGFDLFVKVKQEVDLNSPGGGSAMNHCEDGEEGDPPSKSTLCGEHEAQRPEQQHVPDSPGPGPSCVSLKSDASLDRFFEFKSGEMSSDERVQRSEAPIGQSAQQHQTQLDSILMLLQENIISFVKTELKEIQRALSPDYPECLEGQREDEDEEQRSSREAFLEITLHFLRRMKQEELADCLQSRTVVPECRRKLKSHLKEKFQCVFEGIAKAGNPTLLNQIYTELYITEGETGEVNDEHEVRQIEAASRTPHRPETTIRQEDIFKGLPGRDQPIRAVLTKGVAGIGKTVLTQKFTLDWAEDKDHQDIQFIFPFTFRELNVLRERKFSLVELVHHFFTQTREAGLCRFEEFQVLFIFDGLDECRLPLDFHNNQILTDVTKSTSVDVLLTNLIRGNLLPSARLWITTRPAAANQIPPECVDMVTEVRGFTDPQKEEYFSKRFRDQEQTSSVISHIKTSRSLHIMCHIPVFCWITATVLEDVLKTREGGELPKTLTEMYIHFLVVQSKLKCIKFDGRAETDPLWSPESRKMIKSLAKLAFDQLQKGNLIFYESDLTECGINIKEASVYSGVFTQIFREERGLYQDKVFCFIHLSVQEFLAALHVHLTFTNSGLNLMEEEQPTSLISRIFRDKPTLKRLHQSAVDQALQSPNGHLDLFLRFLLGLSLQTNQTLLRGLLTQTGSSSQTNQETVQYIKKKISEDLSAERSINLFHCLNELNDHSLVKQIQQSLRSGRLSTEKLSPAQWSALVFILLSSEKDLDVFDLKKYSASEDALLRLLPVIKASNKAVLSGCNLSERICEPLSSVLSSPSSSLRELDLSNNDLQDSGLKCLSAGLKSPHCKLETLSLSGCLITKEGCVSLASVLSFNTSQLRELDLGNNNLQDSGVKFLSAGLKSPHSKLETLSLSGCLVTEEGCASLASALSSNLSHLRELDLSYNHPGESGVKVLSAGLEGPLCRLKTLRVDHGGEQRLKPGVKKYVCELTLDSNTAHGYLRLSEDNRKVTCVTEDQSYPDHPDRFDFCPQLLCRDGLTGRCYWEVERRGGVFISVSYRGIRRKGDSRDCVFGSNDQSWSLDCSDGGYSVYHNDRETDLRLSSSSVSHRVAVYMDCPAGTLSFYRVFSDSLIHLHTFRTSFTEPLYPGFRLWSPGSSVRVCSV; the protein is encoded by the exons ATGACTCTGTACTCTGTCGGCTTTGATCTGTTTGTAAAg GTGAAGCAGGAAGTGGATCTGAATTCACCTG gtGGAGGCTCTGCTATGAATCACTGTGAGgacggagaggagggagacCCTCCCTCTAAAAGCACTCTGTGTGGGGAACATGAAGCTCAGAG accagagcagcagcatgtaccagactctcctggacctggacccagctgtgtgtccttaaagagtgacGCGTCTCTGGATCGATTCTTTGAGTTCAAGTCTGGAGAGATGAGTTCTGATGAAAG agttcagagatcagaggctcccattggtcagtctgcccagcagcatcaaacacagctggactccatattgatg ctgctccaggagaacaTTATCAGTTTTGTAAAGACAGAGCTGAAGGAGATCCAAAGAGCTCTGAGTCcagattacccagaatgcttagagggtcagagggaggatgaggatgaagagcagaggagtagcagagaggcctttctggagatcactctgcacttcctgaggagaatgaagcaggaggagctggctgactgtctgcagagca gAACCGTTGTTCCAGAGTGCAGACGTAAACTGAAGTCtcacctgaaggagaagttccagtgtgtgtttgaggggattGCTAAAGCAGGAAACCCGACCCTTCTGAAccagatctacacagagctctacatcacagagggagagactggagaggtcaatgatgaacatgaggtcagacagattgaagcagcctccaggacaccacacagaccagagacaaccatcagacaagaagacatctttaaaggcttacctggaagagatcaaccaatcagagcagtgctgacaaagggagtggctggcattgggaaaacagtcttaacacagaagttcactctggactgggctgaagacaaggaccaccaggacatccagttcaTATTTCCCTTCAccttcagagagctgaatgtgctgagagagaggaagttcagcttggtggaacttgttcatcacttctttactcaaaccagagaagcaggactctgcagatttgaagagtTCCAGGTCTTGTTTatctttgacggtctggatgagtgtcgacttcctctggacttccacAACAATCAGATCCTGACTGATGTTACAAAGTCCACTtcagtggatgtgctgctgacaaacctcatcagggggaacctgctcccctctgctcgcctctggatcaccacacgacctgcagcagccaatcagatccctcctgagtgtgttgacatggtgacagaggtcagagggttcactgaccctcagaaggaggagtacttcagTAAGAGATTCAGAGACCAGGAGCAGACCAGCAGTGTCATATCCCACATCAAGACATCccgaagcctccacatcatgtgccacatcccagtcttctgctggatcactgctacagttctggaggatgtgttgaagaccagagagggaggagagctgcccaagaccctgactgagatgtacatccacttcctggtggtCCAGTCCAAACTGAAGTGCATCAAGTTCGATGGAAGAGCTGAGACTGATCCACTCTGGAGcccagagagcaggaagatgaTCAAGTCTCTGGCAAAACtggcttttgatcagctgcagaaaggaaacctgatcttctatgagtccgatctgacagagtgtggcatcaacatcaaggaagcctcagtgtactcaggagtgttcacacagatcttcagagaggagaggggactGTACCAGGACaaggtgttctgcttcatccacctgagcgttcaggagtttctggctgctcttcatgtccatctgaccttcaccaaCTCTGGACTCAACCTGATGGAAGAAGAACAACCAACATCCCTGATCTCTAGAATCTTTAGGGACAAACCTACACTGAAACGTCTCCATCAGAGTGCTGTGGACCAGGCCTTACAGAGTCCAAACGGACACCTGGACTTGTTCCTGCGCTTCCTCCTGGGTCTTTCATTGCAGACCAATCAGACCCTCCTGAGAGGTCTgttgacacagacaggaagtagctcacagaccaatcaggaaacagtccagtacatcaagaagaagatcagtgaggatctgtctgcagagagaagcatcaacctgttccactgtctgaatgaactgaatgatcATTCTCTAGTGAAGCAGATCCAACAGTCCCTGAGATCAGGACGTCTCTCCACAGAGaaactgtctcctgctcagtggtcagctctggtcttcatcTTACTGTCATCAGAGAAAGACCTGGacgtgtttgacctgaagaaatactctgcttcagaggaTGCTCTTCTGAGGCTTCTGCCAGTGATCAAAGCCTCcaacaaagctgt GCTGAGtggatgtaacctgtcagagagaatCTGTGaacctctgtcctcagtcctcagctccccatcctccagtctgagagagctggacctgagtaacaacgacctgcaggattcaggactgAAGTGTCTGTCTGCTGGACTGAAGAGTCCTCACTGtaaactggaaactctcag TCTGTCAGGATGTCTGATCACAAAGGAAGGCTGTGTTTCTCTGGCCTCCGTCCTGAGCTTCAACACCTCCcagctgagagagctggacctgggtaacaacaacctgcaggattcaggagtgaagtTTCTGTCTGCTGGACTGAAGAGTCCTCACTCGaaactggaaactctcag TCTGTCAGGATGTCTGGTCACAGAGGAAGgatgtgcttctctggcctcagctctgagctCCAACCTCTCccacctgagagagctggacctgagctacaacCATCCAGGAGAGTCAGGAGTGAAAGTTCTTTCTGCTGGATTGGAGGGTCCGCTCTgcagactgaaaacactgag ggtgGACCATGGTGGAGAGCAGAGGTTAAAACCTGGAGTGAAGAAGT ATGTCTGTGAACTCACactggactcaaacacagcGCACGGATACCTCAGACtgtctgaagacaacaggaagGTGACATGTGTGACAGAGGATCAGTCATATCCTGATCATCCAGACAGATTTGACTTCTGTCCTCAGCTGCTGTGTAGAGATGGTCTGACTGGtcgctgttactgggaggttgagaggagaggaggggtttttatatcagtgagttacagaggaatcagaaggaaaggagacagtcGTGACTGTGTGTTTGGATCTAATGATCAGTCCTGGAGTCTTGACTGCTCTGATGGAGGTTACTCTGTCTATCACAATGACAGGGAAACAGATCTCCGTCTCTCCTCgtcttctgtctctcacagagtagCAGTGTATATGGACTGCCCGGCTGgcactctgtccttctacagagtcTTCTCTGACTCactgatccacctccacaccttcaggACCTCCTTCACTGAACCGCTGTACCCTGGGTTTAGGTTGTGGTCTCCTGGTTCCTCAGtgcgtgtgtgttctgtgtag